From a single Lentimicrobiaceae bacterium genomic region:
- a CDS encoding geranylgeranylglyceryl/heptaprenylglyceryl phosphate synthase produces the protein MDVYKLIQDKKAQGKKQLAVLIDPDKTNDKTIARIAELSAESGVDYFFVGGSLLINNQLEECIKVLKQSGDIPVILFPGNTLQMSWKADAILFLSLISGRNAEMLIGRHVISAPYLKLSPLEVISTGYMLIESGKPTAVSYMSNSSPIPHDKDDIAICTAMAGEMLGMKLIFMDAGSGAVNPVSVEMISHVKSSIDIPLIIGGGIRTPQQASDAAKAGADVLVIGNLIEKSPELIPELVKAIQQ, from the coding sequence ATGGATGTTTATAAATTGATTCAGGACAAAAAAGCACAAGGCAAAAAACAGCTTGCCGTACTGATTGACCCTGATAAAACTAACGATAAAACAATTGCAAGAATTGCCGAATTGTCAGCAGAAAGTGGTGTTGATTATTTTTTTGTAGGAGGAAGCCTGCTGATTAACAATCAACTGGAAGAATGTATCAAGGTGTTGAAGCAATCGGGCGACATTCCGGTTATTCTTTTCCCGGGCAACACTCTTCAAATGAGCTGGAAAGCCGATGCTATCCTGTTTCTCTCCCTCATCTCGGGCCGTAATGCTGAAATGCTGATTGGCAGGCATGTTATATCAGCTCCATATTTAAAACTAAGCCCGCTGGAAGTTATTTCAACCGGATATATGCTCATTGAAAGTGGCAAACCTACTGCTGTTTCGTATATGAGCAACTCCAGCCCTATTCCTCACGACAAGGATGATATCGCTATCTGCACTGCAATGGCTGGAGAAATGCTCGGCATGAAACTCATTTTTATGGATGCCGGAAGTGGTGCTGTTAACCCGGTTTCGGTTGAAATGATAAGCCATGTCAAAAGCAGTATTGACATCCCTCTTATTATTGGCGGTGGCATCAGAACTCCACAACAGGCTTCCGATGCAGCAAAGGCAGGAGCTGACGTGCTGGTAATAGGAAACCTGATTGAAAAATCACCCGAACTTATCCCCGAATTGGTAAAAGCAATTCAACAATAA
- a CDS encoding S9 family peptidase has translation MNSFKKTSLFLLLLLISGISFGQQNMLVPEDIMSNRKLYPSGLQNIQWRDNTGFYTWQTSNCILQGSTGTTLTDTLLKLSDLNQKMKELLQPELKRMPYISWNSSETFSFSTGSAWFDYHFSNQTLNLFNKTDEEAENADMAPQTRFIAYTIKNNLFVSDGKSQFAVTTDQNPGIVNGQSVHRNEFGISKGTFWSPRGNLLAFYRMDETMVTDYPLVDVTERVAKVNHIKYPMAGMTSHQVTVGIFNPANKQTVFVKTGTPAEQYLTNIAWSPDEKSLFIAVLNRDQNHMWLNEYDVNSGNFLRTLFEEQNDRYVEPLHPMVFVPGNDNQFIWQSQRDGYNHLYLYNKNGQLIKQLTTGLWVVTDFAGFDEEAKGIFYTSTATSPLENQLYYLNLKSGKTSRLTTQKGVHFPVIRKDGKFFISRFSNPETASRTILASLNGKTNKTIHEDVNPLTDYKLGETTVFTIKSDDNTDLYCRLIKPADFDPAKKYPVIVYVYGGPHAQLVTGDWLNGANLYMHYLAEKGYIVFTLDNRGSSNRGFEFESVIHRNLGVAEMADQMKGVEYLKSLPYVDASRMAVDGWSYGGFMAITLKLNHPEIFKVATAGGPVIDWKYYEVMYGERYMDTPEQNPEGYEHASLLNQVDKLQGKLLIIHGAQDNTVVWQNSQQFLIRCIEKQKQVDYFVYPTHEHNVRGIDRAHLFRKLSEYYDLNL, from the coding sequence ATGAACTCTTTCAAAAAAACGAGCCTGTTTCTGCTCTTACTGCTTATTTCAGGCATATCGTTCGGACAACAAAATATGTTGGTGCCCGAAGATATCATGTCAAACCGGAAGTTATACCCATCAGGGCTTCAAAACATTCAATGGCGCGATAACACCGGATTTTACACCTGGCAAACCAGCAACTGCATCCTTCAGGGGAGCACTGGCACAACGCTTACAGACACTTTGCTGAAGCTTTCTGACCTGAATCAAAAGATGAAAGAATTGCTGCAACCAGAGCTCAAACGTATGCCATATATTTCTTGGAATAGCAGCGAAACTTTTTCCTTTTCAACCGGCAGTGCATGGTTTGACTATCATTTTTCAAACCAGACACTCAACCTTTTCAATAAAACAGACGAAGAGGCCGAAAATGCTGACATGGCGCCGCAAACACGATTTATTGCCTATACCATAAAAAACAACCTGTTTGTTTCAGACGGCAAATCGCAGTTTGCTGTTACCACAGACCAAAACCCGGGTATCGTAAACGGACAATCGGTGCACCGCAACGAATTTGGCATCAGCAAAGGCACTTTCTGGTCGCCCCGCGGAAATCTCCTGGCGTTTTATCGCATGGACGAAACGATGGTGACCGATTATCCACTGGTTGATGTTACCGAACGCGTGGCTAAAGTCAATCATATCAAATACCCGATGGCAGGAATGACCAGCCATCAGGTTACTGTTGGGATTTTCAATCCGGCAAACAAACAAACTGTTTTTGTAAAAACTGGAACACCTGCTGAACAATATCTGACAAATATTGCCTGGAGCCCCGACGAAAAAAGCCTGTTTATAGCCGTACTCAATCGCGACCAGAACCATATGTGGCTTAACGAATACGATGTAAATTCCGGCAATTTCTTACGCACCTTGTTTGAAGAACAAAACGATCGTTATGTAGAACCGCTTCATCCCATGGTTTTTGTTCCCGGAAACGACAACCAGTTTATTTGGCAGAGCCAGCGCGACGGTTATAATCATTTGTACCTGTACAACAAAAACGGCCAGCTTATCAAACAACTTACCACAGGCCTATGGGTTGTAACTGATTTTGCCGGATTCGATGAAGAGGCAAAGGGAATTTTTTATACATCAACTGCTACAAGCCCTTTAGAAAACCAACTTTATTATTTAAACCTGAAGTCCGGAAAAACCAGCCGGCTCACCACTCAAAAGGGCGTACACTTCCCCGTCATCAGGAAAGACGGTAAATTTTTCATCAGCAGATTCAGCAACCCCGAAACAGCTTCCCGCACAATTCTGGCTTCACTCAACGGCAAAACAAACAAAACAATTCACGAAGATGTAAATCCGCTAACAGATTACAAACTTGGCGAGACAACTGTATTTACAATCAAATCAGACGATAACACAGACCTTTACTGCAGGCTGATAAAACCTGCTGATTTTGACCCGGCCAAAAAATACCCTGTGATAGTTTATGTATACGGAGGGCCTCATGCCCAGCTGGTTACCGGCGATTGGCTTAACGGCGCCAATCTATACATGCACTACCTTGCCGAAAAAGGATACATTGTGTTCACGCTCGACAACCGGGGCTCATCTAACCGGGGTTTTGAATTTGAAAGTGTAATTCACCGGAATCTTGGCGTTGCCGAAATGGCCGACCAGATGAAAGGAGTGGAATACCTGAAATCGCTTCCTTATGTTGACGCTTCACGGATGGCCGTTGACGGATGGAGCTACGGTGGCTTTATGGCCATTACCTTAAAGCTTAATCACCCTGAAATTTTTAAAGTTGCAACAGCAGGCGGACCCGTTATTGACTGGAAATATTATGAAGTCATGTATGGTGAAAGATACATGGATACCCCGGAACAAAATCCGGAAGGATATGAACATGCTTCATTGCTCAACCAGGTTGACAAACTGCAAGGCAAACTGCTGATTATTCACGGTGCCCAGGACAATACCGTAGTGTGGCAAAACAGTCAGCAATTTCTTATCAGGTGTATTGAAAAACAAAAGCAGGTCGATTATTTTGTTTATCCCACTCATGAGCACAATGTCAGGGGCATTGACCGTGCACACTTATTCAGAAAATTATCAGAATACTACGATTTAAATTTATAA
- a CDS encoding adenosylhomocysteinase, with protein MMKDAITEVLPYKVKDISLAAFGRKEIEIAEKEMPGLMSIRKKYSHEKPLKGARITGSLHMTIQTAVLIETLAELGADVRWASCNIFSTQDHAAAAIAESGIPVFAWKGETLEEYWWCTLQALSFPGGKGPNLIVDDGGDATLLVHKGYAAENNPKLLETKGSNAEEEVIFKTLRDTYIEDNTRWHRVISELKGVSEETTTGVHRLYQMMESGQLLIPAINVNDSVTKSKFDNLYGCHESLADGIKRATDVMIAGKVVVVLGFGDVGKGSARSMRSYGARVIVTEIDPICALQAAMEGFEVTTIEEALKEGNIYVTTTGNRDVITLEHMMRMKDQSIVCNIGHFDNEIQVDKLNTTAGITRINIKPQVDKYVFDSGNAIFLLAEGRLVNLGCATGHPSFVMSNSFSNQTLAQLDLWKNNYEVGVYRLPKYLDEEVARLHLEQIGVKLTTLTDEQAAYLGVSKEGPFKPEHYRY; from the coding sequence ATGATGAAAGATGCAATAACTGAGGTGCTTCCTTATAAAGTAAAAGATATAAGCCTTGCCGCTTTTGGCAGAAAAGAAATTGAAATTGCTGAAAAGGAAATGCCCGGACTGATGTCCATCCGCAAAAAATACAGCCATGAAAAGCCTCTGAAAGGTGCCAGAATTACGGGTTCGTTGCATATGACCATTCAAACAGCTGTTTTGATTGAGACACTGGCCGAGCTTGGCGCAGATGTTCGCTGGGCCAGTTGCAACATCTTCTCAACACAGGATCATGCAGCGGCTGCTATTGCCGAAAGTGGTATTCCTGTTTTTGCCTGGAAAGGTGAAACTCTTGAAGAATACTGGTGGTGCACATTGCAGGCATTATCATTTCCGGGCGGGAAAGGCCCAAACCTTATAGTTGACGATGGAGGAGATGCTACCTTGTTGGTTCATAAGGGGTATGCTGCAGAAAATAATCCTAAACTGCTTGAAACAAAAGGCTCAAATGCCGAAGAGGAAGTTATTTTTAAAACCCTTCGCGACACATATATTGAAGACAATACCCGTTGGCACAGGGTGATTAGCGAACTAAAGGGCGTTTCAGAAGAAACCACTACAGGCGTTCACAGACTTTACCAGATGATGGAATCAGGTCAGTTGTTGATTCCTGCGATCAATGTTAATGACTCAGTTACTAAGTCAAAATTTGACAACCTGTATGGTTGCCATGAATCGTTGGCCGATGGTATTAAAAGAGCTACTGATGTAATGATTGCCGGTAAAGTAGTGGTTGTTTTAGGGTTTGGTGATGTTGGAAAAGGCAGTGCGCGTTCCATGCGTTCATACGGCGCCAGGGTTATCGTTACCGAAATTGACCCCATTTGTGCTTTACAGGCTGCCATGGAAGGCTTTGAAGTTACTACCATTGAAGAAGCGCTGAAGGAAGGTAATATTTATGTGACGACTACCGGCAACCGCGATGTAATTACCCTTGAGCATATGATGCGGATGAAGGATCAGAGTATTGTTTGCAATATCGGGCATTTCGACAATGAAATACAGGTCGATAAACTTAACACAACTGCCGGCATTACCCGTATTAACATTAAACCTCAGGTTGATAAATATGTTTTTGATTCAGGAAATGCCATTTTCCTTCTTGCCGAAGGACGCTTGGTGAACCTGGGTTGTGCAACCGGGCATCCTTCATTTGTTATGAGCAATTCGTTTTCAAATCAAACACTTGCTCAACTCGATTTGTGGAAAAATAACTACGAAGTCGGAGTGTACAGATTGCCAAAATACCTCGATGAAGAAGTAGCCAGATTACATCTTGAACAAATCGGTGTAAAACTAACAACACTAACCGATGAGCAGGCTGCTTATCTGGGGGTGTCAAAAGAAGGGCCATTTAAACCAGAACATTACAGATATTAA
- the meaB gene encoding methylmalonyl Co-A mutase-associated GTPase MeaB, producing the protein MNLKDKESQDLKPSALRVQEGVEQPSSLNEQAMSNFRKSHKRLLTVDEYLEGILQFNRTVFSKAITLIESSLPEHQAIAQELILKCLPYAGKSVRLGITGVPGAGKSTFIESLGKHLTAGGHKLAVLAIDPSSSRSKGSILGDKTRMEDLSTDPNAFIRPSPSAGSLGGVARKTRETIILCEAAGFDVIFVETVGVGQSETAVHSMVDFFLLLMISGAGDELQGIKRGIMEMADAIAINKADGDNKTKAAIACTQIKNALHLFPLPESGWSPPALTCSAVTGEGISEVWETIEAYLSFTNANHFFEHKRQMQARQIMIEFIDRQLHDNFYNATLIKPVLLEKEAQLLKGEISPYQAAGQLLDLYFKR; encoded by the coding sequence ATGAATTTAAAGGATAAGGAAAGTCAGGATTTAAAGCCCTCAGCCTTAAGGGTTCAGGAAGGGGTGGAGCAGCCATCGTCGCTCAATGAACAGGCGATGTCGAATTTTCGAAAAAGTCATAAGAGGCTTCTCACAGTTGATGAATATCTGGAAGGTATTTTACAGTTTAACCGCACTGTTTTTAGTAAGGCTATTACTCTAATTGAGAGCTCTTTGCCTGAACATCAGGCAATTGCGCAGGAGCTTATTCTCAAATGTTTGCCTTATGCCGGAAAATCAGTCCGATTGGGTATTACAGGCGTACCTGGCGCAGGTAAGAGTACTTTTATTGAATCTTTAGGCAAGCATCTTACTGCCGGAGGGCATAAGCTGGCCGTGCTGGCCATTGATCCGAGCAGCAGCCGATCGAAGGGTAGTATACTTGGCGATAAAACACGTATGGAGGATTTGTCAACTGACCCCAATGCCTTTATCAGGCCTTCTCCATCGGCGGGCTCTTTGGGTGGCGTGGCCCGGAAAACACGTGAAACCATTATTCTTTGTGAAGCCGCTGGTTTTGATGTTATTTTTGTCGAAACTGTGGGCGTGGGTCAGTCAGAAACTGCCGTGCATTCTATGGTTGATTTCTTTTTACTGCTGATGATTTCAGGTGCCGGTGATGAATTGCAGGGTATTAAAAGGGGGATTATGGAAATGGCTGATGCTATCGCGATTAACAAGGCAGATGGTGATAATAAAACTAAGGCAGCCATCGCCTGCACGCAAATAAAAAATGCACTCCATCTCTTTCCGCTTCCTGAGTCGGGCTGGTCTCCCCCGGCTTTAACCTGTTCAGCCGTTACAGGCGAAGGTATCTCAGAAGTTTGGGAAACCATTGAGGCTTATCTTTCTTTTACCAATGCCAATCATTTTTTTGAACATAAAAGGCAAATGCAGGCGCGTCAGATCATGATTGAATTTATCGACAGGCAGTTGCACGATAACTTTTATAATGCAACTCTTATAAAGCCGGTTTTACTGGAAAAGGAAGCTCAGCTGCTAAAGGGCGAAATCAGTCCCTATCAGGCCGCAGGACAACTGCTTGATTTGTATTTTAAGAGATAG